A portion of the Luxibacter massiliensis genome contains these proteins:
- a CDS encoding Ldh family oxidoreductase, with protein MKSYRVTAEQLEAFTQKVFCKAGLAKGQAQSVAELLVHADVRGVSSHGVLRTKPYIDKIRGGGASSKSTYPIISETLNTAVMDAQGGLGAVAGEKAVEIAREKAKSNLISIVSVKNSNHFGMAGHWAMKLAGNEYIGFACSNTDPSMAPPGVTIPFIGNNPFSFAFAAGNKYPEVCVDMATSAAAFGKAKAYAMAGKQIPEGWLLDREGRSTTDLASYGMLVPMAEHKGFGIAFIVELFSTLLSGGVLSQDVNDQDLPGTPELSSQSFGCINISAFRDLQQFHEDAQKYIDMIKGLPVRADIDSAKYPGEIEYTNKRKNLKEGIILPETLIMQLREIGKELGVVEKDREFLKAQEA; from the coding sequence ATGAAAAGCTATAGGGTAACAGCAGAGCAGTTAGAAGCATTTACACAGAAAGTTTTTTGTAAAGCCGGACTTGCCAAAGGGCAGGCCCAATCCGTTGCAGAACTTCTTGTACATGCGGATGTCAGGGGGGTAAGCAGCCATGGGGTGCTTCGCACCAAGCCATATATTGATAAAATTAGGGGCGGCGGGGCATCGTCCAAAAGTACATATCCGATTATATCAGAGACATTAAATACAGCAGTTATGGATGCCCAGGGAGGCCTCGGAGCCGTTGCAGGCGAAAAAGCTGTGGAAATTGCCCGTGAAAAAGCGAAGTCAAATTTGATTTCCATTGTGTCCGTCAAAAACAGTAACCATTTTGGTATGGCAGGCCATTGGGCCATGAAACTTGCCGGCAATGAGTACATTGGCTTTGCGTGCTCGAATACTGACCCATCCATGGCGCCTCCGGGAGTGACAATTCCGTTTATCGGAAATAATCCATTTTCTTTCGCATTTGCAGCAGGAAATAAATATCCAGAGGTTTGTGTGGATATGGCTACAAGTGCTGCCGCATTTGGAAAGGCAAAAGCATATGCCATGGCTGGAAAACAGATTCCCGAAGGGTGGCTTTTGGATAGAGAAGGAAGATCTACAACAGACCTTGCCTCATATGGAATGCTTGTGCCTATGGCGGAGCATAAAGGTTTTGGGATTGCATTCATTGTTGAGTTATTTTCAACTTTGCTTTCCGGCGGCGTATTGTCCCAGGATGTCAATGATCAGGACTTGCCTGGAACACCGGAACTTTCCAGTCAGAGTTTTGGATGTATCAACATCAGCGCTTTTCGTGATTTACAGCAGTTTCACGAAGATGCCCAAAAATATATTGATATGATTAAAGGACTGCCGGTGAGGGCAGATATAGACAGTGCGAAATACCCGGGGGAGATTGAATATACGAATAAGAGGAAAAATTTAAAAGAAGGAATTATTCTGCCTGAGACATTGATAATGCAGTTAAGGGAAATTGGAAAAGAGTTAGGGGTAGTGGAAAAAGATAGGGAATTTTTGAAAGCGCAGGAGGCGTAA
- a CDS encoding sugar ABC transporter ATP-binding protein, producing MSEAILQMRQITKSFSANRVLRGIDLEAYRGEVLALIGANGAGKSTMMNILYGIYQEDSGEILIDGNAVKFKHPTEAIEHGIAFVQQEMALMPTMSIVDNLYLNNFQTKGGLIDYKNSKKKCVEVLKKLGCNYSPDTLVGSLGAGDRQLVQISRALLSSPQIIIFDEATSSLTLPEKERLFKVIEQLRKENVAIIYITHMMDEIFSICQRVMVLRGGITAGKDLVSNVTHGDLVQMMIGDKVKELTKHGNKAEIISEDAPIVMKAENLTRKGVVENINFEIREGEVVGLWGLMGAGRTEVVRCITGLDPMDEGTVLIAGKDGQLKKVSPKKMIGNVAIVTEDRRVDGLALEMSVKDNMTSANLKNLTGRIPGFIDKHKELEICEKYVKRLETKVASLNQPISTLSGGNQQKVILGRWLQKDLKVFILDEPTRGLDIGAKADVMKVIRELSERGAAVLVIMSDIDELMSVSQRYLVMHNGRLVQELSGKATQTELMAAALR from the coding sequence ATGAGTGAAGCAATTTTGCAGATGCGCCAGATTACAAAAAGTTTCTCTGCAAACAGAGTGCTTAGAGGAATTGATTTGGAGGCGTATAGGGGGGAAGTACTGGCTTTGATTGGGGCGAATGGGGCCGGAAAAAGTACAATGATGAATATCCTATATGGAATCTACCAGGAGGACAGCGGGGAGATACTAATTGATGGGAATGCTGTTAAATTTAAACATCCAACAGAAGCTATTGAGCATGGTATCGCATTTGTTCAGCAGGAAATGGCGCTTATGCCCACGATGTCCATTGTGGACAATTTATATTTAAATAATTTTCAGACCAAAGGCGGCTTGATTGATTATAAAAACAGTAAAAAGAAATGTGTGGAGGTACTTAAAAAGCTTGGGTGCAATTATTCGCCCGATACACTGGTGGGAAGCCTAGGGGCAGGGGACCGCCAATTAGTACAGATTTCAAGGGCATTGTTAAGCAGTCCCCAGATTATTATCTTTGATGAAGCTACATCCTCTCTTACCCTGCCGGAAAAGGAACGGCTGTTTAAAGTCATTGAACAACTCCGCAAAGAAAATGTGGCAATTATTTATATCACACATATGATGGATGAAATTTTCTCCATTTGTCAGCGTGTCATGGTATTGCGCGGCGGTATTACGGCTGGAAAAGATCTGGTATCCAATGTTACCCATGGGGATTTAGTTCAAATGATGATTGGAGATAAAGTTAAAGAACTTACAAAGCATGGAAATAAGGCAGAAATTATATCTGAGGATGCTCCAATTGTAATGAAAGCAGAGAATTTAACCCGCAAAGGTGTTGTTGAGAATATCAATTTTGAGATACGGGAGGGTGAGGTTGTTGGGTTATGGGGGTTAATGGGAGCCGGGAGGACAGAAGTAGTAAGATGTATTACAGGCTTAGACCCAATGGATGAAGGAACCGTTCTCATAGCTGGCAAAGATGGGCAGCTGAAAAAGGTCTCCCCTAAAAAAATGATTGGAAATGTGGCAATTGTCACGGAAGACAGACGTGTAGATGGACTGGCTCTGGAAATGTCTGTAAAAGATAATATGACATCAGCAAACTTAAAAAATCTTACGGGCAGGATTCCAGGTTTTATTGATAAGCACAAGGAACTGGAAATCTGTGAAAAATATGTAAAGAGACTGGAAACAAAAGTGGCCAGCTTGAATCAACCCATCAGCACGCTGAGCGGAGGGAATCAACAGAAGGTTATTTTAGGAAGATGGCTCCAAAAAGATTTAAAGGTATTTATTTTGGACGAACCAACTAGAGGCCTGGATATTGGGGCAAAAGCGGATGTCATGAAAGTGATTAGGGAACTTTCTGAGAGGGGGGCGGCTGTGCTGGTTATTATGTCGGACATTGATGAATTAATGAGCGTAAGCCAGAGATATTTGGTCATGCATAATGGCAGGCTTGTACAGGAACTTTCAGGAAAAGCTACACAGACAGAGCTAATGGCGGCGGCGCTTAGGTGA
- a CDS encoding D-2-hydroxyacid dehydrogenase — protein sequence MKIVVLDGYTLNPGDLSWDSLDKIGELTVYDRTSPANTEEIIKRIQDAQVVFTNKTPMPAEVFEKCRHIKYVGVLATGYNVVDIQAAKEKGITVTNIPTYGTDAVGQFAIALLLEICHHIGHHNKAVHDGRWAENPDWCFWEYPLIELAGKTMGIIGFGRIGQATGRIAKALGMKVIANDEFPNESGRAIAEYVTREELFQKADVISVHCPLLPSTEGIICKENIEKMKDGIIILNNSRGPLVVEKDLADALNRGKVYAAGVDVVSAEPIHRDNPLLKAKNCFITPHISWAPKESRERLMNIAIHNLKAFLHGNAVNVVNK from the coding sequence ATGAAGATTGTTGTTTTAGACGGTTATACTTTAAATCCGGGAGATTTAAGCTGGGACTCTCTGGATAAAATAGGAGAGCTGACAGTATATGACAGAACTTCTCCGGCAAACACAGAAGAAATAATCAAGAGAATCCAAGATGCGCAAGTGGTTTTTACAAATAAAACGCCAATGCCAGCAGAAGTATTTGAAAAGTGCCGGCATATAAAATATGTTGGCGTGCTTGCTACAGGATATAATGTGGTGGATATACAGGCGGCAAAGGAAAAGGGGATAACAGTAACGAATATTCCAACTTACGGAACAGACGCAGTAGGACAGTTTGCTATTGCGTTGTTATTAGAAATTTGCCATCATATCGGCCATCACAATAAAGCCGTACACGACGGCCGCTGGGCAGAAAATCCTGACTGGTGCTTCTGGGAGTATCCCCTGATTGAGCTGGCGGGCAAGACAATGGGGATTATTGGATTCGGGAGAATCGGACAGGCCACAGGGCGGATTGCAAAAGCATTAGGGATGAAAGTAATCGCCAATGATGAGTTTCCTAATGAAAGTGGAAGAGCAATTGCAGAATATGTTACCCGTGAGGAGTTATTTCAAAAAGCAGATGTGATTTCCGTCCATTGTCCCCTGCTCCCCTCGACGGAAGGGATTATTTGTAAAGAAAATATTGAGAAAATGAAAGATGGTATCATTATTTTGAATAATTCCAGAGGCCCGCTGGTTGTAGAAAAGGATTTGGCAGATGCTTTGAATCGTGGAAAGGTGTATGCGGCGGGGGTGGATGTAGTCTCAGCAGAACCAATTCATAGAGACAATCCTCTCTTAAAGGCTAAAAATTGTTTTATAACTCCGCATATCTCTTGGGCGCCAAAGGAATCCAGAGAGCGGCTTATGAACATCGCAATTCATAATCTTAAGGCTTTTTTACATGGCAATGCAGTCAATGTAGTAAATAAGTAA
- a CDS encoding aldolase/citrate lyase family protein yields MKLNKIREILDHKGTTVNTRIWSTWPTIVEAAASTGSFDYFEFLAEYAPFSLNDLENFVRTCELYDTGSMIKVDFQNRAYVAQKAAAVGFQAILFTDHETPDQIAETIKMVSPKTPEDDGKFGYPNARWIKYHPELKQMDYAAMNRSLVKAFMIEKKEAIDNIEAICSIPGVDMVQFGPSDYCMSRGWNCAEHKEDINEAHEKMIKTALAHGVQPRVEIASPEEAEYYKSLGVKHFCILDQMDILMAAWNGPCKDVKKIADSI; encoded by the coding sequence ATGAAACTAAACAAGATAAGAGAAATCTTAGACCACAAGGGGACAACTGTTAATACTAGAATCTGGAGCACCTGGCCCACAATAGTGGAGGCCGCCGCATCCACAGGAAGCTTTGATTATTTCGAATTTCTTGCTGAGTACGCCCCTTTTTCACTGAACGACCTTGAAAACTTTGTCAGAACTTGCGAGCTGTATGACACTGGTTCCATGATTAAGGTTGATTTCCAAAACAGGGCCTATGTTGCACAAAAAGCTGCAGCCGTTGGTTTTCAGGCTATATTATTCACTGACCACGAGACGCCAGATCAGATAGCAGAAACTATTAAAATGGTATCTCCAAAAACTCCCGAAGACGATGGCAAATTCGGTTACCCAAATGCACGGTGGATTAAATACCATCCAGAATTAAAGCAAATGGATTACGCCGCTATGAACAGAAGTCTGGTAAAAGCATTCATGATAGAAAAAAAAGAGGCTATTGATAATATCGAAGCAATCTGTTCTATTCCTGGCGTAGATATGGTTCAATTCGGACCATCTGATTATTGTATGAGCAGAGGCTGGAACTGTGCGGAACACAAGGAGGATATTAATGAGGCACACGAAAAAATGATCAAGACAGCGCTGGCCCATGGTGTGCAGCCACGTGTAGAGATCGCTTCCCCAGAGGAAGCAGAATACTATAAATCCTTAGGCGTAAAACATTTTTGTATACTTGACCAGATGGACATACTTATGGCTGCATGGAACGGCCCCTGTAAAGATGTCAAGAAAATAGCTGATTCAATTTAG
- a CDS encoding sugar ABC transporter substrate-binding protein has translation MKKRLKSVVCIMMCMMVLLAMTACGNKNKDTDREGKQVIRVGVSWHEKQNVNVTVWSEYMQKFGEEKSSEYGVEFDWIEVVGDGTPVQETSNIQDLINQQVDVMVIWCNNAETIGESIKKAQDVGIKVVTLDHQDSGKLADAHVGQETYEQAVTASEALADILEEDGVESAKAIELFGSTGDPNSVNRSDGWAKVEEDRGMWETVTTVPTEWKTENFKSGLSNALAANPDAEVLFLASDFAFPAVQSALEEAGRWVRRGEEGHMYICTQDINPEAYPAFVDGYIDAGIAFDNIAHAEKIVEVVADLYLGNPVEKENWVTTPVVTADNIETEPSVWARDYLETK, from the coding sequence ATGAAAAAAAGATTAAAAAGTGTTGTATGTATTATGATGTGTATGATGGTACTGCTGGCCATGACAGCATGCGGAAATAAAAACAAGGATACGGATAGGGAAGGGAAACAGGTGATCCGCGTAGGCGTATCATGGCATGAAAAGCAAAATGTAAATGTGACCGTGTGGAGTGAATACATGCAAAAATTTGGAGAGGAAAAATCTTCAGAGTATGGTGTGGAGTTTGACTGGATCGAGGTTGTAGGCGACGGGACTCCAGTACAGGAAACATCCAACATTCAAGATTTAATTAACCAGCAGGTGGATGTAATGGTTATTTGGTGTAATAATGCAGAGACCATCGGTGAATCTATTAAAAAGGCACAGGATGTAGGGATTAAGGTTGTCACACTGGATCACCAGGACTCTGGAAAGCTGGCAGATGCGCATGTAGGGCAGGAGACGTATGAGCAGGCCGTAACGGCCAGTGAGGCCTTAGCAGATATCTTGGAAGAGGATGGCGTAGAAAGCGCCAAAGCAATCGAGCTTTTTGGGAGCACAGGGGATCCTAACTCTGTAAACCGTTCTGACGGTTGGGCCAAGGTTGAGGAAGATAGGGGCATGTGGGAGACTGTTACGACAGTTCCGACTGAGTGGAAGACAGAAAATTTTAAGAGTGGCCTGAGTAACGCCCTGGCAGCAAATCCCGATGCGGAAGTACTCTTTTTAGCAAGTGACTTTGCATTCCCGGCAGTGCAGTCAGCCTTAGAGGAAGCAGGGCGTTGGGTAAGGCGTGGTGAAGAAGGACATATGTATATATGTACGCAGGATATCAATCCAGAAGCATACCCGGCATTTGTAGATGGATATATTGACGCAGGAATTGCTTTTGATAATATCGCACATGCAGAAAAGATTGTGGAAGTAGTAGCTGACCTTTATCTTGGGAATCCGGTGGAGAAAGAAAACTGGGTTACTACACCTGTTGTTACGGCGGATAATATTGAAACGGAGCCTTCTGTGTGGGCAAGAGATTATTTGGAGACAAAATAA
- a CDS encoding xylulokinase, which yields MRILMGLDLGTTAMKIALFDETGNILAVSTQEYDLLTPLTNYVEEAPEVYWNAFKMGLNDLKKQYKMAADTQIALAMSAQGETLFVLDKEGRPLRNAIVWMDNRAVEEAKELKRVFGDAACYRKTGQVSFEACWPASKLLWLKRHEPAIFEQANKFLLIEDYFIYRLTGKYATEPSLVCSSTYWDITNRVYWKEMLQYLGISEEQLAPVKESGTVIGKILPEAAEELGLGKEVTVCMGALDQAAGAIGAGNIREGMFSETIGAALAVCAPVNNPVFDPSGKMPLFCFPLKGMYMIHTFTNGGMTLRWFRDQFCDLEMLYEKNGWGDAYEMISRQVKQVPPGSDGLVMLPHLAGSLAPDVNARAKGVWFGFTLQHTRAHFMRAIMESLGYILKRNIEALRDMGIEVKEVRSLGGGSKSRVWSQIKADISQVTLETVKSREAASLGAAILAGVAVGSFESVESAADSMVEVKERISPSRENIKEYGAGYAMYKKLFWI from the coding sequence ATGAGAATTTTAATGGGATTGGATTTGGGAACCACGGCAATGAAGATTGCGCTCTTTGATGAAACTGGGAATATTTTGGCTGTCTCAACCCAGGAATATGATTTGCTGACTCCTTTGACAAATTATGTGGAGGAAGCACCAGAAGTATACTGGAATGCGTTTAAGATGGGTTTAAATGACTTAAAAAAACAGTATAAAATGGCAGCAGATACACAGATTGCGTTGGCCATGTCAGCCCAGGGCGAGACACTGTTTGTACTGGATAAAGAAGGGAGACCATTACGAAACGCAATTGTATGGATGGATAACCGGGCAGTGGAGGAGGCAAAAGAACTTAAAAGAGTCTTTGGGGACGCCGCCTGCTATAGGAAGACCGGGCAAGTCAGCTTTGAAGCATGTTGGCCTGCATCGAAGCTCCTCTGGTTAAAGAGACATGAGCCAGCTATATTTGAACAGGCAAATAAATTTCTTTTAATAGAAGATTATTTCATTTATAGATTGACAGGAAAATATGCTACGGAACCCTCTCTAGTATGTTCCTCCACCTATTGGGATATCACCAACAGAGTGTATTGGAAGGAGATGCTGCAATATCTGGGAATCAGTGAGGAACAATTAGCGCCGGTGAAAGAGTCTGGAACAGTAATCGGAAAGATCCTCCCGGAAGCGGCAGAAGAATTAGGGTTGGGGAAGGAAGTAACAGTATGCATGGGAGCCTTGGATCAGGCGGCAGGAGCAATCGGGGCAGGAAATATAAGGGAGGGGATGTTTTCAGAGACAATCGGTGCTGCATTGGCAGTATGCGCACCTGTCAATAACCCGGTTTTTGATCCGTCAGGTAAGATGCCGCTGTTTTGCTTCCCCCTCAAAGGGATGTATATGATCCATACTTTTACAAATGGAGGAATGACGCTTCGTTGGTTTAGGGACCAGTTCTGTGATTTGGAAATGTTATACGAGAAAAATGGGTGGGGGGATGCATATGAGATGATTAGCAGGCAAGTAAAGCAGGTTCCTCCTGGGAGCGACGGTCTTGTCATGCTTCCTCATCTTGCAGGGTCTCTTGCCCCAGATGTAAATGCCAGGGCCAAGGGAGTATGGTTTGGATTCACACTCCAGCACACAAGAGCGCATTTTATGAGAGCTATTATGGAATCTCTGGGATACATATTGAAGAGAAATATAGAGGCCCTGCGTGATATGGGAATAGAAGTAAAAGAGGTGCGGTCTCTGGGAGGCGGTTCAAAGAGCAGAGTATGGTCTCAAATTAAAGCAGATATCAGCCAGGTAACACTGGAAACTGTGAAGTCAAGAGAGGCCGCCTCCCTTGGCGCGGCTATTCTGGCCGGAGTGGCAGTGGGCAGTTTTGAAAGTGTGGAAAGCGCGGCAGACAGTATGGTAGAGGTAAAAGAAAGAATCTCTCCCTCTAGGGAGAATATAAAAGAATATGGGGCAGGGTATGCAATGTATAAAAAACTTTTTTGGATCTGA
- a CDS encoding cupin domain-containing protein, protein MKVIRKEEAAVFLDGPEVCREYLATGKITFGSSTLLPGQTGGIDPGHPQSHEIFYVSRGNIMMHNTEKAEFFELSEGDIILVEEGEPHELTNIGMEAAVITWSCAPSHIEK, encoded by the coding sequence ATGAAAGTGATAAGAAAAGAGGAGGCGGCAGTCTTTTTAGACGGGCCAGAAGTATGCAGGGAGTATTTGGCTACGGGTAAAATTACATTTGGTTCTTCTACGCTTCTCCCCGGACAGACAGGGGGGATTGATCCCGGCCACCCGCAGTCACATGAAATCTTTTATGTGAGCAGGGGAAATATTATGATGCATAATACAGAAAAGGCAGAGTTTTTCGAGTTATCAGAGGGGGATATCATCCTGGTGGAAGAAGGGGAACCACATGAACTGACTAATATTGGGATGGAAGCAGCAGTAATCACATGGAGCTGTGCTCCAAGCCATATAGAAAAATAG
- a CDS encoding ABC transporter permease, with the protein MKKAEIRFDLKEFLMKYSFVIIIVLVFIYFSLVTDHFCTAGNIISMLHTAAPNFVFAAGAAMIILTGKVDLSIGSVMYLATAVFTVLIENMKINIMIALFAALAAGMAVGLINGLLAVVLKVTPMIATMGTMIAVRGIARTISGGMPLSLPEKIRGLGTYKIGPVFLDIVIAVAILSAIYILHSRTRFGRLITAIGNDEKIAVKLGIHVPKLVILDFILSALLATISGLMLSFQVGGVTLAFGQGKEFTAIAICVIGGFSMFGGTGHVLKGLPIGVMTLTIIEAGLNFMGVSPYAYQLVQGGIIFIAMYAQSYQSFVQVKKKKSGEAVEA; encoded by the coding sequence ATGAAAAAGGCTGAAATCAGATTTGATTTAAAGGAATTTTTGATGAAATATAGTTTTGTAATTATTATTGTTCTCGTATTTATATATTTTTCTCTTGTAACAGATCATTTTTGCACTGCAGGAAATATTATTTCCATGCTTCATACCGCGGCTCCTAATTTTGTTTTTGCAGCAGGGGCGGCAATGATTATATTGACAGGAAAAGTAGATCTATCAATTGGTTCAGTTATGTACCTTGCAACGGCTGTTTTTACGGTACTCATTGAAAATATGAAGATAAATATAATGATTGCACTATTCGCAGCGTTAGCGGCCGGGATGGCAGTTGGACTGATAAACGGCTTGTTGGCAGTGGTTTTGAAAGTAACACCAATGATAGCAACAATGGGGACGATGATTGCAGTAAGAGGTATTGCGAGAACCATATCTGGAGGAATGCCCCTTTCATTGCCAGAGAAAATCCGGGGACTGGGAACGTATAAAATAGGGCCTGTTTTTCTTGACATTGTAATTGCTGTGGCCATCTTGTCTGCGATATATATCCTTCATAGCCGTACGAGGTTTGGAAGATTGATTACTGCCATTGGAAATGATGAGAAGATAGCAGTAAAATTGGGGATTCATGTGCCAAAGCTTGTTATATTGGATTTTATATTATCTGCACTGCTTGCAACAATCAGCGGACTTATGCTCTCGTTCCAGGTAGGCGGCGTAACTCTGGCCTTTGGACAAGGGAAAGAATTTACAGCGATTGCAATTTGTGTAATAGGCGGGTTCAGCATGTTTGGCGGTACAGGGCATGTGCTGAAAGGACTGCCCATAGGTGTGATGACACTGACGATTATCGAGGCCGGACTGAACTTTATGGGGGTCTCGCCTTATGCTTACCAGTTAGTACAAGGAGGAATTATTTTCATAGCAATGTACGCACAGTCTTATCAGTCATTTGTACAGGTAAAAAAGAAAAAGAGTGGAGAGGCTGTAGAAGCGTGA
- a CDS encoding ABC transporter permease: MSLKEMIHKKEYKADKISAAITALPFVILAISVIYITSQNPYFLTLSNISSILLQTSSLAVMSIGMTFVLIGGGIDLSIPPVMATAAILGVMYMGHGGNSLAAFLLMVGIGILCGLINGFAIAYLNMIPFVVTFSMQMITFGFCMWITNSSGVTGMHTSFQQTVLFDIGGFPLPIFFMVLLMIAAGLFLKKSYMGRWLYLAGANIKMAEVSGIPAKRTIFVTYLISGAMAGIAGVILSARMNSASATFGEDTIVMDIVGAAVVGGASTNGGVGTAYGAVFGAIFITIISNFTNMLHLSYNTNLVIKGVLIIVFVALDMVKQGRRETK, translated from the coding sequence ATGAGCCTGAAAGAAATGATTCATAAAAAAGAATATAAAGCAGATAAAATATCTGCTGCGATAACAGCACTGCCGTTTGTGATTCTGGCTATAAGTGTCATATATATTACTTCCCAAAATCCATATTTCCTGACATTGAGTAATATATCAAGTATTTTACTCCAGACCTCTTCTCTTGCAGTTATGTCTATTGGCATGACATTCGTTTTAATCGGCGGAGGGATCGATCTGTCTATTCCTCCAGTAATGGCGACTGCAGCAATACTTGGAGTAATGTATATGGGACATGGGGGGAATTCCCTGGCGGCTTTCCTGCTTATGGTCGGAATAGGCATATTGTGTGGACTAATTAACGGATTTGCTATTGCATATTTAAACATGATTCCTTTTGTAGTAACTTTCTCTATGCAAATGATAACTTTTGGTTTTTGTATGTGGATAACCAATTCATCCGGGGTTACGGGAATGCATACATCCTTTCAGCAGACAGTCCTTTTTGATATTGGGGGGTTTCCTCTTCCGATATTCTTTATGGTCCTGCTAATGATTGCCGCCGGACTGTTTTTAAAGAAGTCTTATATGGGACGGTGGCTGTATTTAGCAGGCGCCAATATTAAAATGGCAGAAGTATCGGGAATACCTGCTAAAAGAACAATCTTTGTTACATATTTGATTTCCGGGGCCATGGCAGGAATTGCAGGAGTGATATTGAGCGCCCGAATGAATTCAGCTTCAGCAACATTTGGGGAAGATACAATTGTGATGGACATTGTAGGCGCTGCGGTTGTAGGCGGGGCCAGTACGAACGGTGGCGTGGGAACAGCCTATGGAGCCGTATTCGGAGCTATTTTTATTACAATAATAAGTAATTTTACCAATATGCTTCATCTTTCATATAATACAAATTTAGTAATTAAAGGAGTCCTGATTATTGTATTCGTAGCACTTGATATGGTGAAACAAGGCAGGAGGGAAACAAAATGA
- a CDS encoding HD domain-containing protein → MAKYVVQPYTKASYDLKYFEEFSADRMKAVALMAEVGLPLYKIHHSIVIGDVALLIADGVEKQLGIKVDRYVCEMGALLHDVGISQIQKDDMPEHAFIGAQIARDAGYSEKVARCIELHDFAGLTKEYVEGANLPCVIDKEDKLPETWEEKIVAYADMIVSLEGEWFLDVWSDDTCACRAYYDLLSIVFKTRTGRVLTKDHPQFKHEIEFNKEMRKFIPREVYETIRPRINRMRDTIRMSGEILPFPSLDTWDEE, encoded by the coding sequence ATGGCGAAATATGTGGTGCAGCCTTATACCAAGGCAAGTTATGATTTAAAGTATTTTGAGGAGTTTTCAGCGGACAGAATGAAGGCAGTCGCACTTATGGCAGAGGTGGGACTTCCGTTATACAAAATACACCATTCAATTGTGATAGGAGATGTGGCTCTCTTAATTGCAGATGGTGTGGAAAAGCAATTAGGCATTAAAGTAGACAGATACGTATGCGAGATGGGGGCATTACTGCATGATGTAGGAATCAGCCAGATTCAGAAAGATGATATGCCAGAACATGCATTTATTGGGGCACAGATAGCGAGAGACGCAGGTTATAGTGAAAAAGTGGCAAGATGCATTGAATTACATGATTTTGCGGGATTGACAAAAGAGTATGTAGAAGGGGCAAATCTTCCCTGTGTGATAGATAAGGAAGATAAGCTGCCAGAAACATGGGAAGAAAAAATTGTGGCATATGCGGATATGATTGTCTCACTGGAAGGCGAATGGTTTTTGGATGTATGGAGTGATGATACTTGTGCCTGCAGAGCGTATTATGATCTGCTCTCTATTGTATTTAAAACAAGGACAGGCAGAGTTCTAACAAAGGATCATCCGCAGTTTAAACATGAGATAGAGTTTAATAAAGAAATGCGCAAATTTATTCCGAGGGAAGTTTATGAGACAATCAGGCCGAGAATAAATAGAATGAGAGATACGATCAGGATGAGTGGAGAGATACTGCCATTTCCGTCTCTGGATACTTGGGATGAAGAATAA